In Leptolyngbya iicbica LK, the genomic stretch GTTTATTTTGAATTGAACTTATTCAATCAGGAAGCTTTGAGTCAGGCAAGAGGACTATGGACAGATTGCGATCGCCCCGGCAATTAGCGGCAATAACTTTTACCGGGCAGGGCTGCCCCGGTCTGTCTTTCCACGAATCAGGGCGTTACCATGCTAAAAGGCTTCATTGCATTCCACAGATAACATTTAAGGAGTAACGCATGGTAGGCACTCAAGTCTCCGCTCGCGACTTTTTTCGCGCGGCCTACGAAAACCGCTACACCTGGGACAATAACTTTCCGGGCTACACCGCTGATGTGACGATGATTGCGGATGGCAAAACGGTCACCGCCAAGGCGAAGGTCGGCGCTGATCTCAAGGCAGAGGTCTCCGATATTGAAGATGAAACGGCGAAAAAAGCCATCCACGGGCAGCTTTGGGAAGTGGCGATTCACCGCATCCGTCGCCCCTTTGAAGCTTCTCATGGCGAAAATACCTTCTCCTACGGTAAGACGTTGGATGATGGCTCGGTCGAAATTTTGATGGGCGGCAAGGCCGAGGGCGATCGCTACGAAGTGCGTGATAACGAAGTCAGCATGGTGCATCGCCACATCCACGGCACGGTGGTCACCATTCACACCTTTAGCAGCCACGATACGGGCGCGGGCTACCTGTCTCACAAGTATGATTCGGTCTATCACGACCCCGCTACGGGTGAGCAAAAGGGCGGTCGTAGCGTGTTTGAAGACAATTACGAGAAGGTCGGCGACTACGTTATCTTGACGGAGCGCAAGATTGAGACTGAGACCGATCGCGGCACCGTTGAGCAGACCTTCCGCTTTTCTAACATCCAACTGTTGGATGCTTAGGTATCGCTAATGCAGTGCGGTGGGTATCAGACTCCTGTCTCTGACGCTGGCGGCAAGGGAGCACCCACCGCGCGATCGCGGCCCTGACATTTAGCCTCATAGAGAGCAGTGTCAGCGGCCTTGATCAAAGTTGCAGGGGTCTTGGCGTGCAATGGGGCGATCGCAAATCCTGCCGATAGGGTAATTTGCACAGTCGTTTCCCCGACCTTCACATTCAAATAGTGCAAGCTGCGACAGAGTTGACGCGCCCGGCGTTCCAGAATGGGCCACGTCACCCCTGGCAAAATCAGCACGAACTCTTCGCCGCCAAACCGACAGACGACATCGTTGGGACGGGCGTGGCCTTTGAGGAATAAGCCCATCATGCTCAACACATGGTCACCAGCGTCATGCCCATAAGTATCATTCAATTGCTTAAAGTGGTCTAAATCCAACATGATGAGGCCGACTTGATAGCGACCATAGCTGACTCGCTGCAGCAACTTGCTCAACACACTCATCATGTGACGGCGGTTGAAGAGTTTGGTTAAGGGGTCTTGCAGATTTTCCGCCTGGAGTTTGCGCAGCAGCACTAGGCGGCGCAGGGTCACACTAATTTGGTCGGCCACGTAGTCGAGAATGCTATTTTCGACCGGAAAGGCGTGGGCAGCTGCGGGTTTGAGACACAGTTTGAGACTGCCCACGCTCCGGTTATGCACGGCGAGTTGGTAGCATCGCCAGTAGTAGTAAGGCGGCAGCGGCGAGGCGGGGGCGTTGATGTCTTGCGGTGCGATCGGCGTCCGAGTGTTGGCTGCGCGGTGTTCGGTTTTCAAGGCGTGAACGTTCAACTGTTTTGGCAGTTGGCAGACCAGTTCATCGCTATGGGGAATTTTGACGGTCTCATCCGACCAAAAGCATAATCGTTGGCTTTTGTGGTGTTCAACATTGAGCGCGACTTCAAACGCATGAATCGGCAAAATGACGGGCAGCAATGTCACCAGTTGGTTGGTCAAATCTTCAAAGGTGAGGCAACTTTGTAGGGCCATGCTGAGTCGCATGACGTTGTGATAATCCGGGCTGGTGAGGGGCAGATGATCAGTTGTCGAGCTCGCGGCGGCTGTCCCAGTAGCCGGTTGCTCCGACTCTGACGAGACGGCTGTTAAGGTGACGGTCTCCAGCAGGCTGCCCATTTCCGTCGCC encodes the following:
- a CDS encoding GGDEF domain-containing protein → MAVSVATQAAVQQRLSGLLTVVRQLVKSAMVEAYAPQARWITHDSDLTQTERRQIEWLAEQVMATGEVILIDNVQDLPQPQRAQQLASHGSAIAPLQFFAGFPVGMPPQTLGVVMIMTRAEFSLALDQQQAIATLATEMGSLLETVTLTAVSSESEQPATGTAAASSTTDHLPLTSPDYHNVMRLSMALQSCLTFEDLTNQLVTLLPVILPIHAFEVALNVEHHKSQRLCFWSDETVKIPHSDELVCQLPKQLNVHALKTEHRAANTRTPIAPQDINAPASPLPPYYYWRCYQLAVHNRSVGSLKLCLKPAAAHAFPVENSILDYVADQISVTLRRLVLLRKLQAENLQDPLTKLFNRRHMMSVLSKLLQRVSYGRYQVGLIMLDLDHFKQLNDTYGHDAGDHVLSMMGLFLKGHARPNDVVCRFGGEEFVLILPGVTWPILERRARQLCRSLHYLNVKVGETTVQITLSAGFAIAPLHAKTPATLIKAADTALYEAKCQGRDRAVGAPLPPASETGV
- a CDS encoding DUF3386 domain-containing protein; its protein translation is MVGTQVSARDFFRAAYENRYTWDNNFPGYTADVTMIADGKTVTAKAKVGADLKAEVSDIEDETAKKAIHGQLWEVAIHRIRRPFEASHGENTFSYGKTLDDGSVEILMGGKAEGDRYEVRDNEVSMVHRHIHGTVVTIHTFSSHDTGAGYLSHKYDSVYHDPATGEQKGGRSVFEDNYEKVGDYVILTERKIETETDRGTVEQTFRFSNIQLLDA